From the Salvelinus fontinalis isolate EN_2023a chromosome 35, ASM2944872v1, whole genome shotgun sequence genome, one window contains:
- the LOC129834242 gene encoding CUGBP Elav-like family member 1 isoform X8: MDSIDAEGLYLSTEQHGQPQCELPQTALEVPTMGGAKKMNGTLDHPDQPDIDAIKMFVGQIPRSWAEEQLRELFEPYGAVYEINVLRDRSQNPPQSKGCCFITYYTRKSALEAQNALHNMKILPGMHHPIQMKPADSEKNNAVEDRKLFIGMISKKCNENDIRLMFSPYGQIEECRILRGPDGLSRGCAFITFTARQMAQSTIKSMHQSQTMEGCSSPIVVKFADTQKDKEQKRIAQQLQQQMQQLNTASMWGNLTGLNSLGPQYLALYLQLLQQSATSGNALNNLHPMSGLNAMQNLAALAAAASATQATPTGSSALTTSSSPLSVLTSSGTSTGQQAHSSWDAYKAGSSPTSCNNNSMNAMASLGALQSLAAGAGAGLNMGSLAGMAALNGGLGSGGMSNGTGSTMEALTQAYSGIQQYAAAALPSLYNQSLLSQQSVSAAGSQKEGPEGANLFIYHLPQEFGDQDLLQMFMPFGNVISAKVFIDKQTNLSKCFGFVSYDNPVSSQAAIQSMNGFQIGMKRLKVQLKRSKNDSKPY, translated from the exons ggCAAAGAAGATGAACGGGACCCTGGACCACCCGGACCAGCCCGACATCGATGCTATCAAGATGTTCGTTGGCCAGATCCCACGGTCCTGGGCAGAGGAACAGCTGCGGGAGCTTTTTGAGCCTTACGGCGCCGTCTACGAAATCAATGTCTTGCGTGACAGGAGTCAAAATCCCCCACAAAGCAAAG GTTGTTGTTTCATAACATATTACACTCGCAAATCTGCATTGGAAGCACAAAATGCTCTTCACAACATGAAAATTCTCCCAGGG ATGCATCACCCCATTCAGATGAAGCCAGCTGACAGTGAGAAGAATAATG CGGTGGAAGACAGGAAGTTGTTCATAGGAATGATATCGAAAAAGTGTAATGAGAATGACATCAGACTTATGTTCTCGCCGTACGGACAGATCGAGGAATGTAGAATACTACGAGGGCCGGATGGACTGAGCCGTG GTTGTGCGTTTATAACTTTTACAGCAAGACAGATGGCACAGTCAACAATCAAATCCATGCACCAATCACAAACTATGGAG GGCTGCTCGTCTCCCATCGTAGTGAAGTTTGCCGACACGCAGAAGGACAAGGAGCAGAAGCGCATCGCCCAGCAGCTTCAGCAGCAGATGCAGCAGCTCAACACTGCCTCAATGTGGGGGAATCTGACCGGGCTCAACTCTCTGGGACCACAGTATCTGGCA CTTTATTTACAgctcctccagcagtctgccaCCTCTGGGAATGCCCTCAACAACCTTCATCCCATGTCTG GGCTGAATGCCATGCAGAACCTGGCTGCCCTGGCAGCAGCGGCCAGCGCCACACAGGCCACGCCCACGGGCAGCAGCGCTCTCACCACCTCTAGCAGTCCCCTCAGCGTGCTCACCAGCTCAGGTACGAGTACTGGACAGCAGGCACACTCATCATGGGACGCCTACAAGG CAGGATCGTCACCCACCTCCTGTAACAACAACTCAATGAACGCCATGGCCTCCTTAGGGGCGCTGCAGTCTTTGGCTGCAGGGGCTGGAGCCGGCCTCAACATGGGCTCGCTTGCAG GGATGGCAGCCCTGAACGGCGGTCTAGGCAGCGGGGGCATGTCGAACGGAACTGGTAGCACCATGGAGGCCCTTACCCAGGCCTACTCTGGGATCCAGCAGTACGCTGCTGCTGCCCTCCCCAGCCTCTACAACCAGAGCCTGCTCTCCCAACAGAGTGTCAGTGCTGCAGGAAGCCAGAAGGAAG GCCCTGAGGGAGCAAACTTGTTCATCTACCACCTCCCCCAGGAGTTTGGAGACCAGGACCTGCTCCAGATGTTCATGCCCTTTGGCAACGTTATTTCCGCTAAGGTGTTCATTGACAAGCAGACCAACCTCAGCAAGTGTTTTG GCTTTGTGAGTTACGACAATCCAGTCTCATCCCAGGCCGCCATTCAGTCGATGAACGGTTTCCAAATTGGCATGAAGCGACTAAAGGTGCAGCTGAAGAGATCCAAAAATGACAGCAAGCCATACTGA
- the LOC129834242 gene encoding CUGBP Elav-like family member 1 isoform X15: MDSIDAEGLYLSTEQHGQPQCELPQTALEVPTMGGAKKMNGTLDHPDQPDIDAIKMFVGQIPRSWAEEQLRELFEPYGAVYEINVLRDRSQNPPQSKGCCFITYYTRKSALEAQNALHNMKILPGMHHPIQMKPADSEKNNAVEDRKLFIGMISKKCNENDIRLMFSPYGQIEECRILRGPDGLSRGCAFITFTARQMAQSTIKSMHQSQTMEGCSSPIVVKFADTQKDKEQKRIAQQLQQQMQQLNTASMWGNLTGLNSLGPQYLALYLQLLQQSATSGNALNNLHPMSGLNAMQNLAALAAAASATQATPTGSSALTTSSSPLSVLTSSAGSSPTSCNNNSMNAMASLGALQSLAAGAGAGLNMGSLAGMAALNGGLGSGGMSNGTGSTMEALTQAYSGIQQYAAAALPSLYNQSLLSQQSVSAAGSQKEGPEGANLFIYHLPQEFGDQDLLQMFMPFGNVISAKVFIDKQTNLSKCFGFVSYDNPVSSQAAIQSMNGFQIGMKRLKVQLKRSKNDSKPY; encoded by the exons ggCAAAGAAGATGAACGGGACCCTGGACCACCCGGACCAGCCCGACATCGATGCTATCAAGATGTTCGTTGGCCAGATCCCACGGTCCTGGGCAGAGGAACAGCTGCGGGAGCTTTTTGAGCCTTACGGCGCCGTCTACGAAATCAATGTCTTGCGTGACAGGAGTCAAAATCCCCCACAAAGCAAAG GTTGTTGTTTCATAACATATTACACTCGCAAATCTGCATTGGAAGCACAAAATGCTCTTCACAACATGAAAATTCTCCCAGGG ATGCATCACCCCATTCAGATGAAGCCAGCTGACAGTGAGAAGAATAATG CGGTGGAAGACAGGAAGTTGTTCATAGGAATGATATCGAAAAAGTGTAATGAGAATGACATCAGACTTATGTTCTCGCCGTACGGACAGATCGAGGAATGTAGAATACTACGAGGGCCGGATGGACTGAGCCGTG GTTGTGCGTTTATAACTTTTACAGCAAGACAGATGGCACAGTCAACAATCAAATCCATGCACCAATCACAAACTATGGAG GGCTGCTCGTCTCCCATCGTAGTGAAGTTTGCCGACACGCAGAAGGACAAGGAGCAGAAGCGCATCGCCCAGCAGCTTCAGCAGCAGATGCAGCAGCTCAACACTGCCTCAATGTGGGGGAATCTGACCGGGCTCAACTCTCTGGGACCACAGTATCTGGCA CTTTATTTACAgctcctccagcagtctgccaCCTCTGGGAATGCCCTCAACAACCTTCATCCCATGTCTG GGCTGAATGCCATGCAGAACCTGGCTGCCCTGGCAGCAGCGGCCAGCGCCACACAGGCCACGCCCACGGGCAGCAGCGCTCTCACCACCTCTAGCAGTCCCCTCAGCGTGCTCACCAGCTCAG CAGGATCGTCACCCACCTCCTGTAACAACAACTCAATGAACGCCATGGCCTCCTTAGGGGCGCTGCAGTCTTTGGCTGCAGGGGCTGGAGCCGGCCTCAACATGGGCTCGCTTGCAG GGATGGCAGCCCTGAACGGCGGTCTAGGCAGCGGGGGCATGTCGAACGGAACTGGTAGCACCATGGAGGCCCTTACCCAGGCCTACTCTGGGATCCAGCAGTACGCTGCTGCTGCCCTCCCCAGCCTCTACAACCAGAGCCTGCTCTCCCAACAGAGTGTCAGTGCTGCAGGAAGCCAGAAGGAAG GCCCTGAGGGAGCAAACTTGTTCATCTACCACCTCCCCCAGGAGTTTGGAGACCAGGACCTGCTCCAGATGTTCATGCCCTTTGGCAACGTTATTTCCGCTAAGGTGTTCATTGACAAGCAGACCAACCTCAGCAAGTGTTTTG GCTTTGTGAGTTACGACAATCCAGTCTCATCCCAGGCCGCCATTCAGTCGATGAACGGTTTCCAAATTGGCATGAAGCGACTAAAGGTGCAGCTGAAGAGATCCAAAAATGACAGCAAGCCATACTGA
- the LOC129834242 gene encoding CUGBP Elav-like family member 1 isoform X6 translates to MDSIDAEGLYLSTEQHGQPQCELPQTALEVPTMGGAKKMNGTLDHPDQPDIDAIKMFVGQIPRSWAEEQLRELFEPYGAVYEINVLRDRSQNPPQSKGCCFITYYTRKSALEAQNALHNMKILPGMHHPIQMKPADSEKNNAVEDRKLFIGMISKKCNENDIRLMFSPYGQIEECRILRGPDGLSRGCAFITFTARQMAQSTIKSMHQSQTMEGCSSPIVVKFADTQKDKEQKRIAQQLQQQMQQLNTASMWGNLTGLNSLGPQYLALYLQLLQQSATSGNALNNLHPMSGMSGLNAMQNLAALAAAASATQATPTGSSALTTSSSPLSVLTSSGTSTGQQAHSSWDAYKAGSSPTSCNNNSMNAMASLGALQSLAAGAGAGLNMGSLAGMAALNGGLGSGGMSNGTGSTMEALTQAYSGIQQYAAAALPSLYNQSLLSQQSVSAAGSQKEGPEGANLFIYHLPQEFGDQDLLQMFMPFGNVISAKVFIDKQTNLSKCFGFVSYDNPVSSQAAIQSMNGFQIGMKRLKVQLKRSKNDSKPY, encoded by the exons ggCAAAGAAGATGAACGGGACCCTGGACCACCCGGACCAGCCCGACATCGATGCTATCAAGATGTTCGTTGGCCAGATCCCACGGTCCTGGGCAGAGGAACAGCTGCGGGAGCTTTTTGAGCCTTACGGCGCCGTCTACGAAATCAATGTCTTGCGTGACAGGAGTCAAAATCCCCCACAAAGCAAAG GTTGTTGTTTCATAACATATTACACTCGCAAATCTGCATTGGAAGCACAAAATGCTCTTCACAACATGAAAATTCTCCCAGGG ATGCATCACCCCATTCAGATGAAGCCAGCTGACAGTGAGAAGAATAATG CGGTGGAAGACAGGAAGTTGTTCATAGGAATGATATCGAAAAAGTGTAATGAGAATGACATCAGACTTATGTTCTCGCCGTACGGACAGATCGAGGAATGTAGAATACTACGAGGGCCGGATGGACTGAGCCGTG GTTGTGCGTTTATAACTTTTACAGCAAGACAGATGGCACAGTCAACAATCAAATCCATGCACCAATCACAAACTATGGAG GGCTGCTCGTCTCCCATCGTAGTGAAGTTTGCCGACACGCAGAAGGACAAGGAGCAGAAGCGCATCGCCCAGCAGCTTCAGCAGCAGATGCAGCAGCTCAACACTGCCTCAATGTGGGGGAATCTGACCGGGCTCAACTCTCTGGGACCACAGTATCTGGCA CTTTATTTACAgctcctccagcagtctgccaCCTCTGGGAATGCCCTCAACAACCTTCATCCCATGTCTGGTATGTCAG GGCTGAATGCCATGCAGAACCTGGCTGCCCTGGCAGCAGCGGCCAGCGCCACACAGGCCACGCCCACGGGCAGCAGCGCTCTCACCACCTCTAGCAGTCCCCTCAGCGTGCTCACCAGCTCAGGTACGAGTACTGGACAGCAGGCACACTCATCATGGGACGCCTACAAGG CAGGATCGTCACCCACCTCCTGTAACAACAACTCAATGAACGCCATGGCCTCCTTAGGGGCGCTGCAGTCTTTGGCTGCAGGGGCTGGAGCCGGCCTCAACATGGGCTCGCTTGCAG GGATGGCAGCCCTGAACGGCGGTCTAGGCAGCGGGGGCATGTCGAACGGAACTGGTAGCACCATGGAGGCCCTTACCCAGGCCTACTCTGGGATCCAGCAGTACGCTGCTGCTGCCCTCCCCAGCCTCTACAACCAGAGCCTGCTCTCCCAACAGAGTGTCAGTGCTGCAGGAAGCCAGAAGGAAG GCCCTGAGGGAGCAAACTTGTTCATCTACCACCTCCCCCAGGAGTTTGGAGACCAGGACCTGCTCCAGATGTTCATGCCCTTTGGCAACGTTATTTCCGCTAAGGTGTTCATTGACAAGCAGACCAACCTCAGCAAGTGTTTTG GCTTTGTGAGTTACGACAATCCAGTCTCATCCCAGGCCGCCATTCAGTCGATGAACGGTTTCCAAATTGGCATGAAGCGACTAAAGGTGCAGCTGAAGAGATCCAAAAATGACAGCAAGCCATACTGA
- the LOC129834242 gene encoding CUGBP Elav-like family member 1 isoform X16, translating into MDSIDAEGLYLSTEQHGQPQCELPQTALEVPTMGGAKKMNGTLDHPDQPDIDAIKMFVGQIPRSWAEEQLRELFEPYGAVYEINVLRDRSQNPPQSKGCCFITYYTRKSALEAQNALHNMKILPGMHHPIQMKPADSEKNNAVEDRKLFIGMISKKCNENDIRLMFSPYGQIEECRILRGPDGLSRGCAFITFTARQMAQSTIKSMHQSQTMEGCSSPIVVKFADTQKDKEQKRIAQQLQQQMQQLNTASMWGNLTGLNSLGPQYLALYLQLLQQSATSGNALNNLHPMSGLNAMQNLAALAAAASATQATPTGSSALTTSSSPLSVLTSSGSSPTSCNNNSMNAMASLGALQSLAAGAGAGLNMGSLAGMAALNGGLGSGGMSNGTGSTMEALTQAYSGIQQYAAAALPSLYNQSLLSQQSVSAAGSQKEGPEGANLFIYHLPQEFGDQDLLQMFMPFGNVISAKVFIDKQTNLSKCFGFVSYDNPVSSQAAIQSMNGFQIGMKRLKVQLKRSKNDSKPY; encoded by the exons ggCAAAGAAGATGAACGGGACCCTGGACCACCCGGACCAGCCCGACATCGATGCTATCAAGATGTTCGTTGGCCAGATCCCACGGTCCTGGGCAGAGGAACAGCTGCGGGAGCTTTTTGAGCCTTACGGCGCCGTCTACGAAATCAATGTCTTGCGTGACAGGAGTCAAAATCCCCCACAAAGCAAAG GTTGTTGTTTCATAACATATTACACTCGCAAATCTGCATTGGAAGCACAAAATGCTCTTCACAACATGAAAATTCTCCCAGGG ATGCATCACCCCATTCAGATGAAGCCAGCTGACAGTGAGAAGAATAATG CGGTGGAAGACAGGAAGTTGTTCATAGGAATGATATCGAAAAAGTGTAATGAGAATGACATCAGACTTATGTTCTCGCCGTACGGACAGATCGAGGAATGTAGAATACTACGAGGGCCGGATGGACTGAGCCGTG GTTGTGCGTTTATAACTTTTACAGCAAGACAGATGGCACAGTCAACAATCAAATCCATGCACCAATCACAAACTATGGAG GGCTGCTCGTCTCCCATCGTAGTGAAGTTTGCCGACACGCAGAAGGACAAGGAGCAGAAGCGCATCGCCCAGCAGCTTCAGCAGCAGATGCAGCAGCTCAACACTGCCTCAATGTGGGGGAATCTGACCGGGCTCAACTCTCTGGGACCACAGTATCTGGCA CTTTATTTACAgctcctccagcagtctgccaCCTCTGGGAATGCCCTCAACAACCTTCATCCCATGTCTG GGCTGAATGCCATGCAGAACCTGGCTGCCCTGGCAGCAGCGGCCAGCGCCACACAGGCCACGCCCACGGGCAGCAGCGCTCTCACCACCTCTAGCAGTCCCCTCAGCGTGCTCACCAGCTCAG GATCGTCACCCACCTCCTGTAACAACAACTCAATGAACGCCATGGCCTCCTTAGGGGCGCTGCAGTCTTTGGCTGCAGGGGCTGGAGCCGGCCTCAACATGGGCTCGCTTGCAG GGATGGCAGCCCTGAACGGCGGTCTAGGCAGCGGGGGCATGTCGAACGGAACTGGTAGCACCATGGAGGCCCTTACCCAGGCCTACTCTGGGATCCAGCAGTACGCTGCTGCTGCCCTCCCCAGCCTCTACAACCAGAGCCTGCTCTCCCAACAGAGTGTCAGTGCTGCAGGAAGCCAGAAGGAAG GCCCTGAGGGAGCAAACTTGTTCATCTACCACCTCCCCCAGGAGTTTGGAGACCAGGACCTGCTCCAGATGTTCATGCCCTTTGGCAACGTTATTTCCGCTAAGGTGTTCATTGACAAGCAGACCAACCTCAGCAAGTGTTTTG GCTTTGTGAGTTACGACAATCCAGTCTCATCCCAGGCCGCCATTCAGTCGATGAACGGTTTCCAAATTGGCATGAAGCGACTAAAGGTGCAGCTGAAGAGATCCAAAAATGACAGCAAGCCATACTGA
- the LOC129834242 gene encoding CUGBP Elav-like family member 1 isoform X14 produces MDSIDAEGLYLSTEQHGQPQCELPQTALEVPTMGGAKKMNGTLDHPDQPDIDAIKMFVGQIPRSWAEEQLRELFEPYGAVYEINVLRDRSQNPPQSKGCCFITYYTRKSALEAQNALHNMKILPGMHHPIQMKPADSEKNNAVEDRKLFIGMISKKCNENDIRLMFSPYGQIEECRILRGPDGLSRGCAFITFTARQMAQSTIKSMHQSQTMEGCSSPIVVKFADTQKDKEQKRIAQQLQQQMQQLNTASMWGNLTGLNSLGPQYLALYLQLLQQSATSGNALNNLHPMSGMSGLNAMQNLAALAAAASATQATPTGSSALTTSSSPLSVLTSSAGSSPTSCNNNSMNAMASLGALQSLAAGAGAGLNMGSLAGMAALNGGLGSGGMSNGTGSTMEALTQAYSGIQQYAAAALPSLYNQSLLSQQSVSAAGSQKEGPEGANLFIYHLPQEFGDQDLLQMFMPFGNVISAKVFIDKQTNLSKCFGFVSYDNPVSSQAAIQSMNGFQIGMKRLKVQLKRSKNDSKPY; encoded by the exons ggCAAAGAAGATGAACGGGACCCTGGACCACCCGGACCAGCCCGACATCGATGCTATCAAGATGTTCGTTGGCCAGATCCCACGGTCCTGGGCAGAGGAACAGCTGCGGGAGCTTTTTGAGCCTTACGGCGCCGTCTACGAAATCAATGTCTTGCGTGACAGGAGTCAAAATCCCCCACAAAGCAAAG GTTGTTGTTTCATAACATATTACACTCGCAAATCTGCATTGGAAGCACAAAATGCTCTTCACAACATGAAAATTCTCCCAGGG ATGCATCACCCCATTCAGATGAAGCCAGCTGACAGTGAGAAGAATAATG CGGTGGAAGACAGGAAGTTGTTCATAGGAATGATATCGAAAAAGTGTAATGAGAATGACATCAGACTTATGTTCTCGCCGTACGGACAGATCGAGGAATGTAGAATACTACGAGGGCCGGATGGACTGAGCCGTG GTTGTGCGTTTATAACTTTTACAGCAAGACAGATGGCACAGTCAACAATCAAATCCATGCACCAATCACAAACTATGGAG GGCTGCTCGTCTCCCATCGTAGTGAAGTTTGCCGACACGCAGAAGGACAAGGAGCAGAAGCGCATCGCCCAGCAGCTTCAGCAGCAGATGCAGCAGCTCAACACTGCCTCAATGTGGGGGAATCTGACCGGGCTCAACTCTCTGGGACCACAGTATCTGGCA CTTTATTTACAgctcctccagcagtctgccaCCTCTGGGAATGCCCTCAACAACCTTCATCCCATGTCTGGTATGTCAG GGCTGAATGCCATGCAGAACCTGGCTGCCCTGGCAGCAGCGGCCAGCGCCACACAGGCCACGCCCACGGGCAGCAGCGCTCTCACCACCTCTAGCAGTCCCCTCAGCGTGCTCACCAGCTCAG CAGGATCGTCACCCACCTCCTGTAACAACAACTCAATGAACGCCATGGCCTCCTTAGGGGCGCTGCAGTCTTTGGCTGCAGGGGCTGGAGCCGGCCTCAACATGGGCTCGCTTGCAG GGATGGCAGCCCTGAACGGCGGTCTAGGCAGCGGGGGCATGTCGAACGGAACTGGTAGCACCATGGAGGCCCTTACCCAGGCCTACTCTGGGATCCAGCAGTACGCTGCTGCTGCCCTCCCCAGCCTCTACAACCAGAGCCTGCTCTCCCAACAGAGTGTCAGTGCTGCAGGAAGCCAGAAGGAAG GCCCTGAGGGAGCAAACTTGTTCATCTACCACCTCCCCCAGGAGTTTGGAGACCAGGACCTGCTCCAGATGTTCATGCCCTTTGGCAACGTTATTTCCGCTAAGGTGTTCATTGACAAGCAGACCAACCTCAGCAAGTGTTTTG GCTTTGTGAGTTACGACAATCCAGTCTCATCCCAGGCCGCCATTCAGTCGATGAACGGTTTCCAAATTGGCATGAAGCGACTAAAGGTGCAGCTGAAGAGATCCAAAAATGACAGCAAGCCATACTGA
- the LOC129834242 gene encoding CUGBP Elav-like family member 1 isoform X25, which yields MDSIDAEGLYLSTEQHGQPQCELPQTALEVPTMGGAKKMNGTLDHPDQPDIDAIKMFVGQIPRSWAEEQLRELFEPYGAVYEINVLRDRSQNPPQSKGCCFITYYTRKSALEAQNALHNMKILPGMHHPIQMKPADSEKNNAVEDRKLFIGMISKKCNENDIRLMFSPYGQIEECRILRGPDGLSRGCAFITFTARQMAQSTIKSMHQSQTMEGCSSPIVVKFADTQKDKEQKRIAQQLQQQMQQLNTASMWGNLTGLNSLGPQYLALLQQSATSGNALNNLHPMSGMSGSSPTSCNNNSMNAMASLGALQSLAAGAGAGLNMGSLAELLCLGMAALNGGLGSGGMSNGTGSTMEALTQAYSGIQQYAAAALPSLYNQSLLSQQSVSAAGSQKEGPEGANLFIYHLPQEFGDQDLLQMFMPFGNVISAKVFIDKQTNLSKCFGFVSYDNPVSSQAAIQSMNGFQIGMKRLKVQLKRSKNDSKPY from the exons ggCAAAGAAGATGAACGGGACCCTGGACCACCCGGACCAGCCCGACATCGATGCTATCAAGATGTTCGTTGGCCAGATCCCACGGTCCTGGGCAGAGGAACAGCTGCGGGAGCTTTTTGAGCCTTACGGCGCCGTCTACGAAATCAATGTCTTGCGTGACAGGAGTCAAAATCCCCCACAAAGCAAAG GTTGTTGTTTCATAACATATTACACTCGCAAATCTGCATTGGAAGCACAAAATGCTCTTCACAACATGAAAATTCTCCCAGGG ATGCATCACCCCATTCAGATGAAGCCAGCTGACAGTGAGAAGAATAATG CGGTGGAAGACAGGAAGTTGTTCATAGGAATGATATCGAAAAAGTGTAATGAGAATGACATCAGACTTATGTTCTCGCCGTACGGACAGATCGAGGAATGTAGAATACTACGAGGGCCGGATGGACTGAGCCGTG GTTGTGCGTTTATAACTTTTACAGCAAGACAGATGGCACAGTCAACAATCAAATCCATGCACCAATCACAAACTATGGAG GGCTGCTCGTCTCCCATCGTAGTGAAGTTTGCCGACACGCAGAAGGACAAGGAGCAGAAGCGCATCGCCCAGCAGCTTCAGCAGCAGATGCAGCAGCTCAACACTGCCTCAATGTGGGGGAATCTGACCGGGCTCAACTCTCTGGGACCACAGTATCTGGCA ctcctccagcagtctgccaCCTCTGGGAATGCCCTCAACAACCTTCATCCCATGTCTGGTATGTCAG GATCGTCACCCACCTCCTGTAACAACAACTCAATGAACGCCATGGCCTCCTTAGGGGCGCTGCAGTCTTTGGCTGCAGGGGCTGGAGCCGGCCTCAACATGGGCTCGCTTGCAG AGCTCCTGTGTCTAGGGATGGCAGCCCTGAACGGCGGTCTAGGCAGCGGGGGCATGTCGAACGGAACTGGTAGCACCATGGAGGCCCTTACCCAGGCCTACTCTGGGATCCAGCAGTACGCTGCTGCTGCCCTCCCCAGCCTCTACAACCAGAGCCTGCTCTCCCAACAGAGTGTCAGTGCTGCAGGAAGCCAGAAGGAAG GCCCTGAGGGAGCAAACTTGTTCATCTACCACCTCCCCCAGGAGTTTGGAGACCAGGACCTGCTCCAGATGTTCATGCCCTTTGGCAACGTTATTTCCGCTAAGGTGTTCATTGACAAGCAGACCAACCTCAGCAAGTGTTTTG GCTTTGTGAGTTACGACAATCCAGTCTCATCCCAGGCCGCCATTCAGTCGATGAACGGTTTCCAAATTGGCATGAAGCGACTAAAGGTGCAGCTGAAGAGATCCAAAAATGACAGCAAGCCATACTGA
- the LOC129834242 gene encoding CUGBP Elav-like family member 1 isoform X20 yields MDSIDAEGLYLSTEQHGQPQCELPQTALEVPTMGGAKKMNGTLDHPDQPDIDAIKMFVGQIPRSWAEEQLRELFEPYGAVYEINVLRDRSQNPPQSKGCCFITYYTRKSALEAQNALHNMKILPGMHHPIQMKPADSEKNNAVEDRKLFIGMISKKCNENDIRLMFSPYGQIEECRILRGPDGLSRGCAFITFTARQMAQSTIKSMHQSQTMEGCSSPIVVKFADTQKDKEQKRIAQQLQQQMQQLNTASMWGNLTGLNSLGPQYLALYLQLLQQSATSGNALNNLHPMSGMSAGSSPTSCNNNSMNAMASLGALQSLAAGAGAGLNMGSLAELLCLGMAALNGGLGSGGMSNGTGSTMEALTQAYSGIQQYAAAALPSLYNQSLLSQQSVSAAGSQKEGPEGANLFIYHLPQEFGDQDLLQMFMPFGNVISAKVFIDKQTNLSKCFGFVSYDNPVSSQAAIQSMNGFQIGMKRLKVQLKRSKNDSKPY; encoded by the exons ggCAAAGAAGATGAACGGGACCCTGGACCACCCGGACCAGCCCGACATCGATGCTATCAAGATGTTCGTTGGCCAGATCCCACGGTCCTGGGCAGAGGAACAGCTGCGGGAGCTTTTTGAGCCTTACGGCGCCGTCTACGAAATCAATGTCTTGCGTGACAGGAGTCAAAATCCCCCACAAAGCAAAG GTTGTTGTTTCATAACATATTACACTCGCAAATCTGCATTGGAAGCACAAAATGCTCTTCACAACATGAAAATTCTCCCAGGG ATGCATCACCCCATTCAGATGAAGCCAGCTGACAGTGAGAAGAATAATG CGGTGGAAGACAGGAAGTTGTTCATAGGAATGATATCGAAAAAGTGTAATGAGAATGACATCAGACTTATGTTCTCGCCGTACGGACAGATCGAGGAATGTAGAATACTACGAGGGCCGGATGGACTGAGCCGTG GTTGTGCGTTTATAACTTTTACAGCAAGACAGATGGCACAGTCAACAATCAAATCCATGCACCAATCACAAACTATGGAG GGCTGCTCGTCTCCCATCGTAGTGAAGTTTGCCGACACGCAGAAGGACAAGGAGCAGAAGCGCATCGCCCAGCAGCTTCAGCAGCAGATGCAGCAGCTCAACACTGCCTCAATGTGGGGGAATCTGACCGGGCTCAACTCTCTGGGACCACAGTATCTGGCA CTTTATTTACAgctcctccagcagtctgccaCCTCTGGGAATGCCCTCAACAACCTTCATCCCATGTCTGGTATGTCAG CAGGATCGTCACCCACCTCCTGTAACAACAACTCAATGAACGCCATGGCCTCCTTAGGGGCGCTGCAGTCTTTGGCTGCAGGGGCTGGAGCCGGCCTCAACATGGGCTCGCTTGCAG AGCTCCTGTGTCTAGGGATGGCAGCCCTGAACGGCGGTCTAGGCAGCGGGGGCATGTCGAACGGAACTGGTAGCACCATGGAGGCCCTTACCCAGGCCTACTCTGGGATCCAGCAGTACGCTGCTGCTGCCCTCCCCAGCCTCTACAACCAGAGCCTGCTCTCCCAACAGAGTGTCAGTGCTGCAGGAAGCCAGAAGGAAG GCCCTGAGGGAGCAAACTTGTTCATCTACCACCTCCCCCAGGAGTTTGGAGACCAGGACCTGCTCCAGATGTTCATGCCCTTTGGCAACGTTATTTCCGCTAAGGTGTTCATTGACAAGCAGACCAACCTCAGCAAGTGTTTTG GCTTTGTGAGTTACGACAATCCAGTCTCATCCCAGGCCGCCATTCAGTCGATGAACGGTTTCCAAATTGGCATGAAGCGACTAAAGGTGCAGCTGAAGAGATCCAAAAATGACAGCAAGCCATACTGA